The Tribolium castaneum strain GA2 chromosome 3, icTriCast1.1, whole genome shotgun sequence sequence ATTGGCTAATTGCATGTCTTTACACTCTGTTTTGCAATAATTACGTGCAAGTTCATTACCACAGAGAAAACAACCAAATTGTCAAtcaaaacgccaaaaattcCAGTCGAAAagtcaaaaatgaaattgtgcAGCATTTGCggccaaaaattcaaaaagtcCGAGCTCCTCCAAAGCAGCGACGATGAGTACTTCTGCAAGGAGTGCTTCAAACTCGAGTATTGTGCAGGTAAACCCCCGAAAACACATAAAACTTTCCTGATTTCTTCCAAGTGAAATCGCCAGAGCAGATGGCAAACAATACTGTTTGACTTGTCTCGAATTTCAGTCTCGGCGAAGAAAAAACCGCCAGTGGCGAACAAATACGAGGGAGATTTGGCCAAAACGCCCACAGTCATGTTCCCGCTTGACGAACTAGCCAGGATCAGACGCAACAGGGAAATTAAACGGAACACAGTCCCTTCGAAACGGTAGCGCATTTGGTTGGTTTTTTTCTTGCTATGTTTGAAAATTCAGGCCCTTGCAGTGCCCCCACATCCACTGCAATCGCTACGTCAGCATTTATGACCTCAACGCTCACTTCCAGCACGAGCACATGGAAGTGCCCATTGCGGAAACGGCCCTTGATGCCCGAAATCCGCTCACTTTTCACCCGAAAGACATCCGCTACGGGGTCAAACAATGCCTCATTCTTCTCAACGTCGTTCCGCAAAACGACGACACGGAAAACACCGGAAGGTAATAGCACTAATAACTAACCAGTTTTGTTTGCAACAAACAGTGTTTAGAAAAAGTTTAGAAaagtttaaaaagaaaaaattctatttaaaaaacagagAACGCTCATTTGAGTCATTTCTGTgtgacttttattaaaatcgaagctaataaattttttggtgcACTTTAAAAAACTCAGAAAAGTTCTAAAAACGTGGAAAAGTGCATAAAACGTTAATGAATGgactttgaaaaatattatccgttcacgattgttttaaattctcagcaggcgtagatatatttttgttaggttGGCCTCAGGTCCTGTCGGCACAGATTACCAACTGGTACACAAACGGCTCTACATCAGGCCTCAAAAATGCCACTGTACCGCGAGGGcacttttgcaattttttattttattcccatATTTACCTTACCTTAGAATTGTcatatttgttgaaaaaattccaagtTAGGAGAAAATATAAGTACATCAACAACTTTCGTCCTGTTTTACTTTTGCGatcatttaacaattatttttagaccaataatttttctaaaaataacgtctttgaaatatttaaataaataaattaatctttCTCTTTACAAAAGCAGTAAATACTAAcgacttaaaattattttcaaatatacagagtgtttttCCAGAGATGCGCTTCAATACaaacttgtgttttttaaatggaacgcactttttattgatttttggaCATCAGAACTTatggctgagtaccaactttcagatgaaaggtcaatatttttaatatggggttttatatactttttatactttttcgcatttgttatcaattaataaaattacgtCAAAAAGTTTTAGAGTTATTAGAAGATAAATGCTCCAGGAATAgccaaaaattgtgaaatttaataaatcttttaaaatctaaaatcTATTGACTTTTTTGGTGCACTTTAAAAAACTCTGAAAAGTTCTAAAAACGTTGAAAAGTGCATAAAACGTTAATGAATGgactttgaaaaatattatccgttcacgattgttttaaattctcagcaggcgtagatatatttttgtaagGTTGGCCTCAGGTCCTGTCGGTACTGTCTTTATGACGTtgtcttgtcaaaaattcgctgtgttgtcagttctactgcttattaatttaaaatgtcgaaaataatttctgttgaTAAGAAAGTGTGCATCAAAAGATGCTTTGAAGGATGCAAAAAAACAGACCcgacttttttaactaatgataatgagtagaataacaataaaaacgtattcaattatttatttaaaaaacgaagcaAACTTACAACAGTCCTTGGTTGTCATCAATTAtaacccaaaataaatttcttatgacaactcacagtactgccaaataaaatgtcagattttcatagatagtccgaatttaaaacaatcgtgaacggTGTAGTTTCcgatcaaaaaaaaaacagagttCAATGAATACTGAAAATAATATAagtagaaaataatttctgtCAACTAGCCAGAAGCCTTCGCTGCCGGTGACTGTCGCTGTTCTGATCTCGCGGATCGCCTCAGCTCAGCTGGGGGATGAAGAGGAAATGCTAATGCAAGAGGAAAACTCTGGGATGGTTTCGGGAAACAACGACAAAATTATCATCTGGACAGCATCGAATGTTTTGTGCGATTATAGTTACACGGTGGCGGTTTCAACAGTTACGGAGAATGTGAGGGTTAAGCATTATGGGCCCATTTTGCAATTGGGGGGCAGTACGAAGACGTTGTGTATGGAGGGGCAGTGCTTGATTTTGAGTCATTTCCACTTTATGGGGATGTCTGAGAATGGGATAAGGCCGCTTCGCTTGGACGTTATCATACATTCAGAAGATTGATTTATTtgagttgaataaaatttcgtgttttttttaattattattatgtaaacggttggttatttttttcgcTTCCAGCATAGGAAGCTACAGGCGACTAATATTTCCACTTTCCAATTTCGGAAGTTAGGACagttttgttttacttttttactatcTCCGATAAGAAATTGAGCTGTTAGGCCATTACCTATACTAGACACAGTACAAAGAAGGGGTAATGGAATTATTTGACTTTGCCTGATGGGGTTTTAAGGGGAATACGACCGTTTGTGAGGAACACCATCGTAAACGATTTTAGAAATACCTcgaaaatgtataaaaaaattatttgaggtTTTCGTCAGGTGACAAATTAcagtgtaatttaaaaattaataaaaaatttctccTGACAGTTATTTCAGCAATACAGGGAAGATATTTATTGTTATGATTAGGCTTAGAGGTTTATCATCGATCTTTAGCCAGACATAAGTCCATTGCTGGGTCAATTTCGGTTGGTAACAGACATATAGTGCTTCAGAAAAACTTTGTTATTGTGTGAATATTTAaacttttgaataaattttaatatacaattatttattattattattaccgtAACCCTCCCTAATAAACCTCTTCAATAAAATACTTGATATTATCAacaattttcgataaaataacataataatTCCCAGTTACAGGATAAATGTGAGtgtaatgttttttgttttctatgaaacattaattataaacaTACATCGtttgttgtattttaattAGGTTTTAAGGTCGTAAATTAATTCGCAACACAGGTCCAAAATTCATTTAATAATAGCACAGAATAGCTATATGTATTTACTTTTGTTTGAAAcataatatacaaaaaaaatacaccagAAAATAACAGAtgtgtttgtttttgacaAGATACCAAAGTAGATCTGAAAATTGTTGCCAACTCATTTTACGCATTTTTTTCGTcacaaataacacaaatttcAGTCAGAAATAGTTTAGTCGgtgtttttatgtttaattcaaaaatgttgGCATATGTGACTTTATGAGTAAGTTTTCTTTTCCTTTCTTACAcagtgtaattatttttataaaaaaagcttGTTTTCTTGAAGCCATCAGAAGCGGAAATTTAAAGACAGAAAAGATTATTAGGTCCCgtgaaagttttatttaaatttcatttcttAGAACGGCAATAATTTCAAaggtaattactaattaatatTGTCTACGTATCGTTTAGCAAGGAAAAAAaggaccaaaaatttattttattcagatCAGAggaacataaataaaaacgcAAGTATATATtggatataaaaaaatgtttattaattggtaaaaaaaattttttgttaataaatagaGTCGTAGCAGTGATTTATCAATATTAGAAAACGGTATAGTTTGCCAACAACTGGCCAGTCGCCCCTTATTTACactcttgtaataaaattgacaaaaactgatGCCTGCGTTCAAATATCTCAACGATatcttttacaattttacccCAATTACTGTTCACATTGTCACGTAAATTCATGAGGTCACAAGTAGGgagcaattaaaaatgtagAAGTGCGTTCGATTTAAAATCtgctacttatttttttttcgctaATTATCTGAAGAAAATACGCGTAATCTGGTATAAAATTTATCTGACTTTTTggtggaaacttttttttaattcttgcgTCTTTGTCtgtaagtgaaaaattaccaaaaaaatagaGGAGATACCTTTCTAATGTAGTCAGGCGTCTAAaatgcaaagaatttttaataaaaaaccgcCATTTTCTTAGgtgcgcaaattttaaattcggaaaTGTTAGCAAATGTGACTCAATAAGtaagttgttttttcttttttacatcgtgaaaatattttacgGAAAAGGGTCATTTTTTAAGCCATCAGAAGCGGTCAAAAATTACGTCTCGTAGtttcttttaaatttcattgcAAGAAATGGATTTAAAACTCCACGTACAGTGGCAGTAGTTTGAAGAAATATCgatattgttaataataatacgattATCATCATGCTTTATTATGATGTTTGGGAAGGAAGAAAGGACAGATCTGATGaggaacaaaaacaaaaacgcaaatattaggtataaaacaaaatgtttattaatggtaaaaaattaaaaataaaaagtacgGAACAGAGGtctatgaaaatattttcctgaaaagGACTTTCAATGAAAATTAATCGTTTCGACATAAAATCCTAGTCCATTTATATACATTTACTGAGGTATTATAACTTggatattataataaatagtCACGTTACATAACGAACAAATGAATTAATCGGCTGATATGCTGGAGCTGGGCGAAGCCCTGTcccttttactttttttacttttcgcCTTGTCTTTCTTCTTCGACGAATTCGAATGACTACTGGACACGGAATCAGCCGGTGAGGAACTATTGGAATGATCCTGGAGCAAATCTCTCAAACTGGACAAATCGTCATCTTCCGCTTCAACCTCGACCGAATCGCTCGGCCTGGCCTCGCACGACTTCTTCGGCGTCCCTCCGCCTGCAAAAAACCGTCACATTGCACCAACTTTACCAAAAACCCAATTACTTTTCGACTTCTTGCTCCCGTTTCGCTTCTTCTTCTTCCCCCGCTTATTCCCCGAGTTCCAGTCCATGTCGTCCTCGTCATCACTCGGCACTCCACTGAACGACGAGTTCTCCCGCTCCTTCGTGCTGCTCGCCACTCGCCTCGTCGCGTTCCTGAACCTGTTGCGCCCCATGCCCATGCACGTCTCCAAATGGGGGGCGAAGCGCGTGGCGGCCACCGCGCGGTCGCAATTGGGGCACACGCAGTCCTGCGTCTTCTTCACGTCCTGCTGGGTGAACACATCGGCCTCGGCGTCCTCCTCGTCGCCCTCCTCCTCCTCCATGTCCACCTCGTACGCGTTGGTCTTGTACTTGCGGTGCAAGTCGAAGATTATGCCCAACGTGAGCTCGTCGATCACGTTATTGAGGAAACTCTCCACAGACGTGCGCAAAATCTCCTTGTTCGAGACCAGTTCGTGGAAATCCTTCGCCAGCTTCGACAGAAGCTGCTTGTCGTCCAGCTTCTGGGactttgacatttttttgaaaatgccGCCTTTTGACTAACCTCAAAACTGACGAAACTTGCACTCACTATTAACGCAACCGCACGGTTTTACGGGTTTGTAACTACGGGGGAGTGGCGGTGAAGTGATCACAAGGGCCTACAAGACGCTGATTTGCAATAAAATCCTCATTATTGCCGATTTGTGAAGTTCGGAACCAACTTTAGGTTGGCACGTCGATTTGGGGATTTTTGCGGACGGGCTCGAACGAGCCTTGGACCGAATcaagaaattcaaaatcgaTCATTTTCCTCACTTTTCGTTCCGTCACGTAATTAACTATTACCCCCATCGTGACACTGGCCAGttggcaaaattaataaataattgtttgattGGTTTTGTAAAATTCGGGCGCGTGGGAATTCACGCGCCGTCGTGGAACCCGCGCAATTATGACAGTTGAGTGTTTTGGACAAAAAAGTTTTACCCAACGTTTAGGTAAGTGTTTTTGCCATAATTTCCCAGGAAAGATGTTGGTTGTAGGCCTTTTTGACCATGAATATCACGTGTATAATCTGTAGCGATTTAATTTTACCAACGTCCGATATTTACACCACACCGTGCGGTCACATTTTCCACTATGCTTGTCTGATTCAGTGGCTCGAAAGGGCCCAAAGTTGCCCCCAATGCAGGCGCAAAACCACGGAAAAGTCCGTGCATAGGGTGTACCTGAACGTAAATAATGCCGAGGACGACACTGATCCAGCGACATTGCAGTACAAAATCGACGGTTTGCAGTTTCAGTTAACACTCAAAGACAAAGACGTGCAAAATTATTCGGCGAAATACCAAAAGGCCAAGGGCCAGCTACTAGCTTTAAGGTGGGGTTGGTTTAGTTAAAACAATCGAAAGCATAAAATAATTCCAGAACGGAGGTACAAGAACTAGAAAGTAAGGCCAGAACGCATGATTCTATCGTAAATGCCTTGAAGGACCAAATAACGTATTTTAAAGAGAAGGCGAAAGAGAAGGAGAAGCTGTCAGAGGCGTACATGAAGCTTAAGAACACGGTCAAGAAATACGAAAGTGTTGAGAGGGCCATTAGCGGCACCAGAGAGGCGGTGACTGAAatgatcaagaacgaaagtgATATCGAATCCCTGGCACTTTTGGCAGCAACgttaaaaaagtttctaaattattcaattacaCGCACATTGTctttaaaccattttttagAACTTTAATTGACGTTGAGGAACGGAAATTAAATGCGGAACATAGGATTAAGCAAATGCAAACTGAACTAACTAAATATAAAAGGGATAATGCTTCACTCCGCTCACAAGTTCAAGAATTAAGGTTGAGAGTcactgttttatattttttctcaaaattgagTCTTGCAGAAACAACGAAGAACGACGTGCCTTGGAAGACAAGGAAGAAAATGCAACCAAAAAAGTCAATTCTCCCGATAAAAGTCTCATTTTTCAATCAGTTGACGATACTTCAATTGACTCGCCATCAGTTGtggtaattatttgcattggGGGCgcgttttttgagaaactaGTTTTGTTTAAGCTTGTTTTCTGATCTGTACCAACGATTAGTTCAAAAAATACTGGATGTCccgtattaaaaataaaatgatccattttttttaaacactgcGGTGTTTAAAATCGACTGCAACTTTTCCAATTATATTCTTTGACGCGAAAACtgtacattttacaaaaaaaatttcaaaagacagcaaaatttcaaataataattgaaataacAAAACCACTAATTTGTGATACACAAAGTTATGAAATGGGAGTCCTGTTATGCCGTTTTTATCGCCCACTTGATTTACTTGAAgtgcataaattaaaaatgtttttattatacacagtgTTGtagttatacagggtggtaaacctgatattttttaagaacaaCGTATGCATTTTCTCATtagtttttatataaaaaataatggaacAGTGTTAAACTATTATAGGTCTGTTTTTTCTGTTTCAGAATtattcaagtttttgttacaaaaaaaattcactgtGAAGCCGCCTATGAATATCTTTtgacaaatttgcaaaagaaaaacttagaatacTTTGTACATCTGTTTTCACCTGTCAATAGCATGTTTGATAAGCGGgatttttataggaaaaaatatttctttagaaattaattttcacaaaatgtcagatttattttaattttatgacgCTCAAagtaatgtaaaaataaatcttaatGTTATCACAGCCAAACGAATGttaaaagaatttaataatctttttaacgatttttttaatcttttaataAGCAGAATATGAATTGTTTAAGATTTCGCTCGTAAGCGGGCTGtggttttgccaaaaattattttctcaaaaaattgtgCGCA is a genomic window containing:
- the LOC103314849 gene encoding uncharacterized protein LOC103314849 is translated as MKLCSICGQKFKKSELLQSSDDEYFCKECFKLEYCAVSAKKKPPVANKYEGDLAKTPTVMFPLDELARIRRNREIKRNTVPSKRPLQCPHIHCNRYVSIYDLNAHFQHEHMEVPIAETALDARNPLTFHPKDIRYGVKQCLILLNVVPQNDDTENTGSQKPSLPVTVAVLISRIASAQLGDEEEMLMQEENSGMVSGNNDKIIIWTASNVLCDYSYTVAVSTVTENVRVKHYGPILQLGGSTKTLCMEGQCLILSHFHFMGMSENGIRPLRLDVIIHSED
- the nopo gene encoding E3 ubiquitin-protein ligase TRAIP, yielding MNITCIICSDLILPTSDIYTTPCGHIFHYACLIQWLERAQSCPQCRRKTTEKSVHRVYLNVNNAEDDTDPATLQYKIDGLQFQLTLKDKDVQNYSAKYQKAKGQLLALRTEVQELESKARTHDSIVNALKDQITYFKEKAKEKEKLSEAYMKLKNTVKKYESVERAISGTREAVTEMIKNESDIESLALLAATLKKTLIDVEERKLNAEHRIKQMQTELTKYKRDNASLRSQVQELRNNEERRALEDKEENATKKVNSPDKSLIFQSVDDTSIDSPSVVIKHVEDILKSTSPYLSLKSSGFNLDMVSSSKLRSNVNQKSIFKKPLAAMPQRPKADDLVYNGLGGHSREEVFPRPSMVSLKRRRCEPSSTLVKSRRLAPNKK
- the LOC103314850 gene encoding SAGA-associated factor 11 homolog, which gives rise to MSKSQKLDDKQLLSKLAKDFHELVSNKEILRTSVESFLNNVIDELTLGIIFDLHRKYKTNAYEVDMEEEEGDEEDAEADVFTQQDVKKTQDCVCPNCDRAVAATRFAPHLETCMGMGRNRFRNATRRVASSTKERENSSFSGVPSDDEDDMDWNSGNKRGKKKKRNGSKKSKSGGTPKKSCEARPSDSVEVEAEDDDLSSLRDLLQDHSNSSSPADSVSSSHSNSSKKKDKAKSKKSKRDRASPSSSISAD